Proteins found in one Paenibacillus sp. FSL R10-2782 genomic segment:
- a CDS encoding LysR family transcriptional regulator, which translates to MDLNDLNIFQTVAAQGSVSKAAAELSYVQSNVTARIKLLEKELQTPLFYRHKRGMILNAEGKRLLQYTKSILSQFEEMKLAFQSTSAPSGVLEIGIVETVIALPAILHAYYSKYPDVELSLKAGVTEHLVQEVAEMRLDGAFVTGPVKHPLIEQLDVFQEKLVLVSQGDDFSVEDVTTRPLLLYKKGCGYRGRLEAWLKMEGIIPKQIMEFGTFETIIGSVAAGIGMTVFPESSISGLAAQGLVHCHVMPEPYNEVTTVFIRRKEAYVTSTLQSFMDEIIAQTGA; encoded by the coding sequence TTGGATCTGAACGATTTAAACATTTTCCAGACGGTGGCTGCTCAGGGCAGTGTCAGCAAGGCGGCAGCCGAGCTTAGCTATGTCCAGTCCAATGTAACGGCCAGAATCAAGCTGCTGGAAAAGGAGCTGCAAACGCCTTTATTTTATAGACATAAGCGGGGCATGATCCTCAACGCGGAGGGCAAGCGTCTGCTGCAATATACGAAAAGCATTTTGTCCCAATTTGAGGAAATGAAACTTGCGTTTCAGAGTACCTCTGCGCCTTCGGGAGTGCTGGAGATTGGCATTGTGGAGACGGTGATTGCGCTCCCGGCGATTTTACATGCTTATTATAGCAAGTACCCGGATGTCGAGCTGTCCCTCAAGGCAGGGGTTACCGAGCACTTGGTACAGGAGGTTGCGGAGATGAGGTTGGATGGAGCGTTTGTGACCGGGCCAGTGAAGCATCCTCTTATTGAACAATTGGATGTGTTTCAGGAAAAGCTGGTCCTTGTTTCCCAAGGGGATGATTTTTCCGTTGAGGATGTAACAACCCGTCCGCTCCTTTTATATAAAAAAGGCTGCGGCTACCGTGGGCGACTGGAAGCCTGGCTCAAGATGGAGGGTATTATCCCCAAGCAGATTATGGAATTTGGGACATTCGAGACGATTATCGGCAGCGTGGCGGCTGGCATTGGAATGACGGTTTTCCCCGAATCCTCGATCAGCGGGCTGGCGGCCCAAGGTCTGGTGCATTGTCACGTAATGCCTGAGCCGTACAATGAAGTGACAACGGTGTTTATCCGCCGCAAGGAAGCCTATGTAACCAGTACCTTGCAGTCTTTTATGGACGAAATTATCGCTCAGACAGGGGCATAG
- a CDS encoding DMT family transporter encodes MNRQIMTGSLLCLIASMSWGAMFPVSHIALQQVNPLYFSFLRYFSVTLILIVLLWLKEGRAAFRFEGKGKTLLFFGTMGFTIYNMAVFQGQHAMGAAGTIVASIMEVLMPMISIAMIWVMTRKMPPKYTLISMMIALAGAILVITNGKWTFFTLAGQHLLPLLLIFAGVIGWVVYSMGGSHFAGWSTLRYSTLTCLLGTLVSFVVVTTASAFNWVAVPDWQHVWSVKYEMSFMILLPGLAALLSWNAGIRMLSPLNGILFINFVPITTLVLMYFQGYTISRFELYGTVLVIFALLLNNMVQRSSLRPSSNPRRLRFRLDRRKSFQR; translated from the coding sequence ATGAATAGACAAATCATGACCGGATCTTTATTGTGCCTGATCGCCAGTATGTCCTGGGGGGCCATGTTTCCGGTTTCGCACATTGCATTGCAACAAGTCAATCCGCTGTACTTTTCATTTTTACGTTATTTTTCGGTTACGCTCATATTAATTGTGCTATTGTGGCTCAAGGAGGGACGGGCTGCTTTTCGCTTTGAGGGCAAGGGCAAGACATTGCTGTTCTTTGGTACGATGGGATTTACCATTTATAATATGGCCGTTTTCCAGGGTCAGCACGCGATGGGTGCAGCAGGTACCATTGTTGCGTCAATTATGGAAGTGCTGATGCCGATGATTTCCATTGCGATGATATGGGTCATGACCCGTAAAATGCCGCCAAAATACACATTGATCAGTATGATGATCGCACTGGCTGGAGCTATACTCGTGATTACGAACGGAAAATGGACCTTCTTCACACTCGCCGGACAGCACTTGCTGCCGCTGCTGCTCATTTTCGCAGGGGTGATTGGATGGGTCGTGTATTCCATGGGAGGCAGCCATTTTGCAGGCTGGTCCACCCTTCGCTACTCTACCTTAACCTGCCTGCTCGGAACCCTGGTTTCCTTCGTAGTCGTCACGACGGCCTCCGCCTTCAACTGGGTTGCGGTGCCTGATTGGCAGCATGTATGGTCAGTCAAGTACGAAATGAGCTTTATGATCCTGCTTCCGGGGCTGGCGGCCTTGCTGAGCTGGAACGCGGGAATCCGAATGCTGTCACCGTTGAACGGAATTTTATTTATTAACTTTGTACCAATTACCACGCTGGTGCTTATGTATTTCCAAGGCTATACCATCAGCCGATTTGAGCTGTACGGGACAGTGCTGGTCATCTTCGCGCTACTGCTTAACAATATGGTTCAAAGAAGCTCTCTACGCCCTTCCAGCAATCCGCGCCGCCTCCGTTTCCGCTTGGATCGGCGTAAATCATTTCAAAGATAG
- a CDS encoding methyl-accepting chemotaxis protein has product MGKIRKRKTIWTLRNKLILGFLLILLVPSLSISIATYKSSFNAMEKQLYSSANQGVVTANSVIEYALASKIKDVGYLAKVLDSSMIDGRNSPLIQPKLFQYIGLHEDATDIFVGTTEGLMIRGVPKEDEGTYDPRKRDWYIEAMKQPGKVAITPVIINSSGIPVVVVSQTLSDQSGVLGISLNLDSVRKLASIKVGQEGYIIILDHTKKIVVHPTAKPGTSLDASFVNDMYAAPSGQYTHVYEGQEKYLTYVTNKDTGWKIAGTFFQSEINDATAAMRYVTILVLVASLIIALVAIILITRSVLVPIRRLQKSAEQISEGDLTGDLETGKTDEVGQLSAHFQTMVDSLRTMIRSVHETTDRVSSSAEELAAGADQTTKAIEHVTIAIQEVAVGSEQQVQSVKHGSVSMEELAQQAVNVSERMVGVSEHVKRNAESAQAGSKAATRAVQKMHDIDETVNELGHAMDSLSERSGEIESIISVISGIAKQTNMLALNASIEAARAGEHGKGFAVVATEVRKLAEESAKSATLISERIEAMQADMDHALTAMHQARTRVTEGIDSVSTSEQSFAEISQAVERAMGHINDITGVTQEMARGASGVVSIMSDISHISNESAGNTESISAAAEQQLASIEEIASSSADLSQMAEELRGLVGRFQVGEK; this is encoded by the coding sequence ATGGGAAAAATACGAAAGAGAAAAACCATTTGGACACTCAGGAACAAGCTTATTCTAGGTTTTCTGCTTATTCTATTGGTCCCGAGCTTAAGTATATCTATCGCGACCTATAAATCATCATTTAATGCTATGGAGAAACAGCTCTACAGCAGTGCAAATCAGGGAGTAGTGACGGCTAATTCGGTTATTGAATATGCACTTGCCAGTAAAATCAAAGATGTGGGTTATTTAGCTAAGGTACTCGACAGCTCCATGATTGATGGTCGAAACAGTCCGCTGATTCAGCCCAAGCTGTTTCAATACATAGGTTTGCACGAGGATGCGACCGATATTTTTGTCGGTACAACAGAGGGCTTGATGATCCGGGGGGTGCCTAAAGAGGACGAAGGTACATATGATCCCCGCAAGCGGGACTGGTATATCGAAGCAATGAAGCAGCCTGGCAAGGTGGCAATCACCCCTGTCATCATCAATTCTTCGGGTATTCCTGTTGTCGTGGTATCTCAAACGCTCTCCGACCAGTCCGGTGTTCTCGGGATCTCTCTAAATCTGGACAGTGTACGTAAGCTGGCTTCCATTAAAGTGGGGCAAGAGGGATATATCATTATTTTGGATCATACGAAAAAAATTGTGGTCCACCCTACCGCTAAGCCGGGTACATCTCTTGATGCAAGCTTTGTTAATGATATGTATGCTGCGCCGAGCGGGCAGTATACACATGTGTATGAAGGTCAAGAGAAGTATCTGACCTATGTAACAAATAAGGATACCGGCTGGAAAATTGCAGGAACCTTCTTTCAATCCGAAATTAACGATGCCACCGCTGCTATGCGTTACGTAACTATTCTCGTGCTGGTAGCCTCGTTGATAATTGCGCTTGTTGCCATTATCCTGATTACCCGTTCCGTTCTGGTGCCGATTCGCAGACTGCAAAAATCGGCAGAGCAGATCAGTGAAGGAGATTTGACAGGCGATTTGGAAACGGGAAAAACCGATGAGGTTGGTCAGTTGTCTGCTCACTTCCAAACCATGGTGGATAGTTTGCGCACGATGATTCGAAGCGTACACGAAACTACAGATCGGGTAAGCTCTTCGGCAGAGGAATTGGCTGCGGGTGCAGATCAGACGACCAAAGCCATTGAGCATGTCACCATAGCTATTCAGGAAGTAGCGGTGGGCAGCGAGCAGCAGGTTCAAAGCGTCAAACATGGCTCCGTAAGTATGGAGGAGCTTGCTCAGCAGGCAGTGAACGTATCCGAGCGTATGGTGGGCGTATCTGAGCATGTGAAGAGAAACGCTGAGTCCGCACAGGCAGGTAGCAAGGCAGCTACGCGAGCAGTACAGAAGATGCATGATATCGACGAGACTGTTAACGAGCTTGGACATGCGATGGATTCCCTGAGTGAACGCTCCGGCGAAATTGAAAGTATCATCAGCGTTATATCCGGTATTGCCAAACAAACGAATATGCTGGCGCTAAATGCATCCATTGAGGCGGCACGCGCTGGTGAGCATGGTAAAGGATTTGCCGTGGTTGCTACGGAGGTACGCAAGCTGGCCGAGGAATCGGCCAAATCGGCGACCTTGATTTCAGAGCGTATTGAAGCGATGCAGGCGGATATGGACCACGCTTTGACGGCTATGCATCAAGCGCGGACGCGGGTTACAGAAGGCATTGATTCAGTAAGCACGTCTGAGCAATCCTTTGCGGAAATTAGCCAGGCTGTCGAACGAGCGATGGGGCATATCAATGACATTACCGGAGTGACACAGGAAATGGCTCGGGGTGCGTCAGGTGTCGTGAGTATTATGAGCGATATTTCCCATATTTCCAACGAGTCAGCGGGCAACACGGAGTCAATCTCAGCTGCCGCTGAGCAGCAGCTCGCCTCTATTGAGGAAATTGCTTCTTCCTCAGCGGATCTGAGCCAAATGGCTGAGGAACTGCGTGGGCTAGTTGGACGATTCCAGGTCGGAGAGAAATAA
- a CDS encoding DoxX family protein yields the protein MNQTLTNIGLLLVRIFTGVIFIVHGSQKFQGLDGTSGFFQSIGLPGWLAPVVAAVELVGGIALVLGIGTRIAGAALTIVMIGVLLTAKKGQPFGSIEFDLLVLFASLQQALVGARFLSLDQLFSRKKHEGSNVQV from the coding sequence ATGAATCAAACACTTACGAATATTGGATTACTGTTGGTACGAATCTTTACAGGGGTTATTTTTATTGTTCACGGGTCACAAAAATTTCAGGGATTAGACGGAACCTCGGGTTTCTTCCAAAGTATCGGGCTTCCCGGCTGGTTGGCCCCTGTGGTCGCTGCGGTTGAGCTGGTTGGAGGTATTGCACTGGTTCTGGGTATCGGAACAAGAATCGCCGGAGCAGCATTGACGATCGTCATGATCGGTGTTCTGTTAACTGCTAAAAAAGGACAACCTTTTGGCTCAATTGAATTCGATCTTTTGGTTCTGTTCGCCAGTCTTCAGCAAGCGTTGGTCGGCGCACGTTTTCTTTCGCTCGATCAGTTGTTCAGCCGTAAAAAGCATGAAGGCAGTAACGTACAGGTCTAA
- a CDS encoding M56 family metallopeptidase: MWKTRSKLLFTAGAFISGFALIQMGMYAGQHIFGWKLDFNVFQICRSLLQNYGIGYMVDALSGLVFLTFGIAGVEAIRQCMATRAAFRRLRRMRDLPLTEALGERYRELGADRIWVIDYAKPAAFTMGLWKPRIVLSSSLLSLLDKYEEEAVIYHEAYHMKHYDPLKTWLLQMCATLLFYLPVLRHITNHYKIAREILADNEAIKRTGSPMGIGSALLKLLSMTPANAHLVNSAACSSFAETSINYRISRILDPQQEPVIRLPWRSIMLSSYVLVMLTLMFALALM, from the coding sequence ATGTGGAAAACACGTTCTAAATTACTGTTTACAGCAGGCGCCTTTATTTCGGGTTTCGCCCTTATACAAATGGGTATGTACGCCGGGCAGCATATTTTCGGCTGGAAATTGGATTTTAACGTGTTTCAGATTTGTAGAAGTCTGTTGCAAAACTACGGGATTGGTTACATGGTGGATGCACTCAGTGGATTGGTCTTCCTTACCTTCGGCATTGCTGGTGTAGAAGCGATACGGCAGTGTATGGCCACAAGGGCGGCTTTCCGCAGACTGCGCCGGATGCGTGACCTGCCGCTGACGGAGGCACTGGGTGAACGATATCGTGAACTGGGAGCCGACCGGATTTGGGTCATTGATTATGCCAAGCCTGCCGCATTCACCATGGGATTATGGAAGCCTCGCATTGTATTATCCTCCTCATTGCTGTCCCTACTGGACAAGTACGAGGAAGAGGCGGTCATATACCATGAAGCGTATCATATGAAGCATTATGATCCATTAAAGACATGGTTGCTGCAAATGTGCGCCACACTGCTGTTCTACTTGCCGGTGCTACGTCATATTACCAACCATTATAAGATAGCCCGTGAAATTTTGGCTGACAATGAAGCAATTAAACGCACAGGTTCACCAATGGGAATTGGAAGTGCATTGCTCAAACTGCTGAGTATGACGCCCGCGAATGCCCATTTGGTTAATTCCGCCGCTTGTTCCTCTTTTGCAGAAACGTCCATTAATTATCGGATCTCGCGTATTCTAGACCCTCAGCAAGAGCCGGTAATCCGACTGCCCTGGCGTTCGATTATGTTATCCAGCTATGTGCTAGTGATGCTGACGCTTATGTTTGCCCTGGCGTTAATGTAG
- a CDS encoding BlaI/MecI/CopY family transcriptional regulator, which translates to MKRLNFKTGETGLNRFFGPLEAKIMDILWSTSDQSIKEVQTALEGDRDFNFNTVMTVMNRLVEKGILSKSIRGRTSLYRPVLSREEFRDEQSKELSHELVDEFGPLAVNHMIDALEVADPMLIERLEQKIKQWKKDI; encoded by the coding sequence ATGAAACGACTGAATTTTAAAACTGGCGAAACCGGACTCAACCGATTTTTCGGACCTCTGGAAGCCAAAATTATGGATATTTTATGGTCCACTTCGGATCAGAGCATTAAAGAAGTGCAGACCGCGTTGGAGGGGGATCGGGACTTTAATTTCAATACGGTGATGACCGTGATGAATCGTCTGGTGGAAAAGGGAATACTGAGTAAGAGTATACGTGGGAGAACGTCTTTGTATCGACCGGTTTTGAGCAGGGAAGAATTCAGGGATGAACAGTCCAAGGAGTTAAGCCACGAACTGGTGGATGAATTCGGTCCACTCGCTGTAAATCATATGATTGATGCTCTGGAGGTGGCTGATCCTATGCTGATCGAACGTCTGGAACAAAAAATTAAACAATGGAAAAAGGATATATAG
- a CDS encoding winged helix-turn-helix domain-containing protein yields the protein MPKQANQVTSRLKAADMPRRVKGIWTSMLSAPSAPALQTVPSNEPLYCPTTRRIVLISSVPGVVHGLVRTLSDACFDVMVFHRWEPEVQRHLGSDLLIYDLTATDTRSELLDIRNRLEAEQMKDTPVMYVIQDRMAVRAHELLPSEEVLVWPAASNHMVHDIERMIVRHPATSRQATQGSRRTVFKDIWIDRDKMLVYKEENQLNLTKTEYDLLLKLLDAQGKVISREQMMHDIWETDFVGGSNVVDVHVKSLRKKLGDRPAEPEYIATVRGVGYRLAD from the coding sequence ATGCCAAAGCAAGCGAATCAGGTAACGAGTCGGCTCAAAGCGGCAGATATGCCGAGACGGGTAAAGGGCATCTGGACATCTATGCTGTCAGCTCCTTCTGCCCCTGCGTTACAGACGGTTCCTTCCAATGAGCCTTTATACTGTCCAACGACGCGTCGCATCGTTCTGATCAGCTCGGTTCCAGGTGTCGTTCACGGCTTGGTGCGTACGTTGTCAGATGCGTGCTTTGATGTGATGGTGTTCCACCGCTGGGAGCCTGAAGTACAACGTCATCTGGGAAGCGATCTGCTGATTTATGATTTGACCGCTACCGATACACGGAGTGAATTACTGGATATCCGTAATCGTCTTGAGGCGGAACAGATGAAAGATACACCGGTCATGTATGTGATACAGGATCGGATGGCTGTGCGTGCGCATGAGCTGCTTCCTTCGGAAGAGGTGCTGGTATGGCCAGCGGCTTCCAATCATATGGTGCATGATATTGAACGGATGATTGTACGTCATCCAGCAACTTCCCGTCAGGCAACGCAAGGTAGCCGTCGTACGGTGTTCAAGGACATCTGGATTGACCGTGATAAAATGTTAGTATATAAAGAAGAGAATCAATTAAATCTGACCAAAACGGAATACGACTTGCTCTTGAAGCTACTGGATGCTCAAGGCAAAGTTATTTCTCGTGAACAGATGATGCATGATATCTGGGAGACGGATTTTGTAGGTGGCAGCAATGTCGTGGATGTGCATGTCAAAAGCTTGCGCAAGAAGCTGGGCGACCGGCCTGCGGAGCCTGAATATATTGCAACGGTAAGAGGTGTAGGCTACAGATTGGCGGATTGA
- a CDS encoding transcriptional repressor: MRTLNLTSQRQAVYDVVREAHDHPTAADVMNRLMERGYNLAYGTVYNSLRYLTDKELIRELKLGEAASRYDGRMDDHQHIICEVCGRVDEVMSEVPHEWIETVAHETGYTIAHAHVVFGGVCKECQSKRIR, from the coding sequence ATGAGAACTTTAAATTTAACTTCGCAGCGCCAGGCGGTGTATGATGTGGTTCGTGAGGCCCACGATCATCCTACTGCGGCCGATGTTATGAATCGGTTGATGGAGCGCGGATATAATCTGGCCTATGGAACGGTCTATAATTCACTGCGTTATTTGACGGATAAGGAATTAATCCGGGAATTGAAACTGGGGGAAGCTGCCAGTCGTTATGACGGTCGGATGGACGATCATCAGCATATTATTTGTGAGGTATGCGGCCGGGTAGATGAAGTGATGAGCGAGGTTCCACACGAATGGATTGAGACGGTTGCGCATGAAACGGGGTATACCATTGCCCATGCCCATGTCGTATTCGGAGGAGTGTGTAAGGAATGCCAAAGCAAGCGAATCAGGTAA
- a CDS encoding GerAB/ArcD/ProY family transporter, whose translation MNNGLGHVRLVSTGQILILMFHFLLGNAVIINLDSEVERNTWIVQLIAMVAGMMLFRMYTYTAEMFPGQSLTTYARELVGNTGGTVIGMMYILFFMYLTSRNLRDETELVRVNVLEKTPSLIVAFLMVICVIYVLWLGFEVLARTGQIFLMVVVLVIFFGNTLLILSGSIHLEELMPVMNEGFKPILHAVIREHLAFPYGEMICFMMFIPCVRKPSQITRAGYVGILVGGIVLVEAAILNVTVLGADITERSIFPLLSTFANVQLSEYVQRPDVIILMSVIIGDFFKVALFFYATAIGISDIFGLPYRKTLFSCGIIILLWSQIETSNLSEHFEFGRQSLIFIHPLFVYIVPFLLFLIALRRRSRGGDRGRSGNSQKT comes from the coding sequence GTGAATAACGGTCTTGGGCACGTAAGGCTTGTCAGTACTGGGCAGATACTCATTCTCATGTTCCATTTTCTCTTGGGAAATGCGGTCATTATTAACTTGGATAGTGAAGTTGAACGGAATACATGGATTGTCCAGCTCATTGCCATGGTTGCCGGGATGATGTTGTTTCGAATGTACACTTACACGGCCGAGATGTTTCCCGGCCAATCGTTGACCACCTATGCTCGTGAATTGGTCGGTAATACGGGTGGTACAGTGATTGGGATGATGTATATTCTGTTTTTTATGTATTTGACCAGCCGAAATCTGCGTGACGAGACTGAACTGGTTCGTGTCAACGTATTGGAAAAAACGCCGAGTCTGATCGTTGCTTTTCTGATGGTTATATGTGTGATTTATGTCCTCTGGCTTGGATTTGAAGTGTTGGCTCGCACCGGGCAGATATTTCTTATGGTGGTGGTGCTCGTTATTTTCTTTGGAAATACATTATTAATCTTGTCAGGCAGCATTCATCTGGAAGAGCTGATGCCCGTAATGAATGAGGGCTTTAAGCCTATACTCCACGCAGTGATTAGAGAACATTTGGCCTTTCCTTATGGGGAAATGATCTGTTTCATGATGTTTATCCCTTGTGTACGCAAGCCTTCGCAGATCACCAGAGCAGGTTATGTGGGCATTTTAGTTGGGGGCATCGTTTTGGTTGAAGCAGCAATATTAAACGTAACCGTCTTGGGTGCAGATATTACAGAACGTTCTATTTTTCCATTATTAAGCACGTTTGCTAACGTACAGCTTTCAGAATACGTGCAGCGTCCCGATGTCATTATACTGATGTCCGTTATCATCGGGGATTTTTTTAAAGTGGCACTATTCTTTTATGCAACTGCGATAGGGATCTCCGATATATTTGGTTTACCATACCGAAAAACGCTGTTTTCCTGCGGTATCATTATTTTACTATGGTCCCAAATCGAAACGTCCAACTTGAGCGAGCATTTTGAATTTGGGCGACAGTCCTTAATATTTATCCATCCATTATTTGTTTACATTGTCCCCTTTCTGCTCTTTCTGATCGCTCTCAGGCGTAGAAGCAGAGGTGGAGACAGAGGAAGAAGCGGGAACTCTCAGAAAACGTGA
- a CDS encoding GerAB/ArcD/ProY family transporter, with the protein MKKIQMDAIEVISLMILFELGTSVMSIPGREAGKDAWLAILSATGLGALLFLCYGSLHRRFPNLLMTQYSKVIMGRKAGGVIAFLYIVFFMYGGARDLQDTGTLIANRTLPHTPLIIISALMIALVMYVMHLGLEVAGRTAIWLLAFMLVLGLATNVMLVLSGILDWGNLLPIAQHGWQPIWRVIYSQALMLPFGEMVSFTMILPTLKKDYRANGVGISAVLLGGIILTIVAMVNVLSLGEDVFQRATYPILSTISKVEISNFIDRVDVIGVMTVIIFDFFKIFIFYYAAIKAAEDVFNISSRKLLLPFGIIMLISSVLMAQSYQEHIKIGDFVLKWIFPIFSIFFPLLLLMMSWFRKPENKKGKENAS; encoded by the coding sequence ATGAAAAAAATACAAATGGATGCGATTGAGGTGATTTCCCTCATGATTCTATTTGAATTGGGAACGTCTGTGATGTCCATTCCAGGGAGGGAAGCGGGCAAGGATGCATGGTTGGCTATCCTCAGCGCAACAGGGCTTGGGGCTCTGCTTTTTCTGTGCTACGGCAGCCTTCACAGGCGCTTCCCCAATTTGCTTATGACGCAATACAGCAAAGTTATCATGGGCAGAAAGGCAGGAGGCGTGATTGCTTTTTTATATATTGTTTTTTTTATGTACGGTGGGGCACGTGATCTTCAAGATACGGGGACGCTAATTGCCAATCGGACACTCCCGCATACACCGTTAATCATCATCAGTGCTCTGATGATCGCGCTTGTAATGTATGTGATGCATTTAGGGCTTGAAGTGGCAGGGCGAACAGCAATTTGGCTGCTGGCCTTTATGTTGGTACTAGGGCTCGCAACGAATGTAATGCTCGTGTTGTCCGGCATTTTGGATTGGGGTAATCTGCTGCCTATTGCCCAGCATGGCTGGCAGCCGATATGGCGGGTGATTTATTCACAGGCCTTGATGCTGCCGTTTGGTGAGATGGTTTCCTTTACGATGATTCTTCCCACATTAAAGAAAGACTATCGTGCCAACGGCGTTGGTATTTCTGCTGTACTGCTGGGAGGCATCATCCTGACCATAGTTGCAATGGTAAACGTCCTTTCACTCGGAGAGGACGTGTTCCAGCGCGCCACGTACCCGATACTATCCACGATCAGCAAGGTGGAAATATCGAATTTCATCGACAGGGTGGATGTTATTGGGGTCATGACCGTCATTATCTTTGATTTTTTTAAGATCTTTATTTTCTATTATGCGGCGATAAAGGCAGCAGAAGACGTATTTAACATTTCTAGCCGCAAGTTGCTGCTGCCATTCGGAATAATTATGCTCATATCTTCGGTGCTGATGGCTCAAAGCTATCAGGAGCATATTAAAATAGGAGATTTCGTGTTGAAATGGATATTCCCCATATTTTCTATATTTTTTCCGCTCCTGTTGCTTATGATGTCTTGGTTCAGAAAGCCCGAAAACAAAAAAGGGAAGGAAAATGCTTCGTGA